From a single Pleurodeles waltl isolate 20211129_DDA chromosome 10, aPleWal1.hap1.20221129, whole genome shotgun sequence genomic region:
- the TMEM186 gene encoding transmembrane protein 186: protein MNRVKVIMLSNCMRAACARQLCSKRTLILSKTTVVYRRKWLNSPSILQSQLEGTLTDGTGWVPGRGLATAMCLLKVCKDSSVPVTADQFKLIYRFPGIRFCRTLSRLKLMQTSITLILLPPVYYLYWLGDLSYTSTVYSTGIAVFATVMLYSISYYLRRIIGMMYLNEAGTIIKVSHLTFWGQRNDRVLPVENVMALTETGDNQNEILLQFKQYNSPEVLYFTVRFGQIMDKNKFVHVFGKFL, encoded by the coding sequence GGTCAAAGTCATCATGCTCAGTAATTGTATGCGAGCTGCATGTGCAAGACAATTATGCTCTAAACGTACACTCATATTGTCAAAAACAACAGTAGTTTACAGAAGAAAATGGTTGAATTCTCCCTCCATATTGCAGTCACAACTGGAAGGCACTCTAACTGATGGGACTGGATGGGTCCCGGGCCGAGGTTTGGCTACCGCAATGTGCCTTTTGAAGGTATGCAAGGATTCTAGTGTTCCAGTCACGGCAGATCAGTTCAAATTGATCTACAGGTTTCCAGGGATACGCTTCTGCCGTACACTTTCCAGACTTAAGCTGATGCAGACATCCATTACATTGATCTTGCTTCCACCGGTGTATTACCTGTATTGGCTTGGAGACCTTTCATATACATCAACTGTTTACTCTACAGGAATTGCAGTGTTTGCCACCGTTATGCTTTATTCCATCAGCTATTATCTGCGACGAATCATCGGAATGATGTATTTAAATGAAGCCGGTACTATAATCAAAGTCTCTCATTTGACATTTTGGGGTCAAAGGAATGACAGGGTCTTGCCAGTTGAAAACGTAATGGCCCTCACCGAAACTGGAGACAATCAAAATGAAATTCTTCTTCAGTTCAAACAATACAACAGCCCAGAGGTTCTATATTTTACAGTTCGATTTGGCCAGATAATGGATAAAAATAAATTTGTTCATGTGTTTGGAAAATTCCTTTGA